One Helianthus annuus cultivar XRQ/B chromosome 7, HanXRQr2.0-SUNRISE, whole genome shotgun sequence genomic region harbors:
- the LOC110919154 gene encoding kunitz trypsin inhibitor 5, whose protein sequence is MMKLLVTLILLSTLSLSSCLFRQNPIRDTDGNILRSHTNYYILPATHGGGGGLTLARGSGQLCPLEVVQEVSQVRNGLPLNLIPANKDGIIRESIDLNIKFNDLYTCAPNTVWQVNLFNGQRTLSSRGILGRPGQGTIDNWFKIEKYEAHYKLVYCPSVCHTCKPVCADIGSSIGEKGRRSLVLNNKPLKVMFKKA, encoded by the coding sequence ATGATGAAACTTTTAGTCACTTTAATTCTCTTGTCAACACTCTCACTTTCCTCATGCCTATTCCGACAAAATCCTATTCGCGACACCGATGGCAACATCCTCCGATCTCACACTAACTACTACATCTTACCCGCCACACATGGTGGGGGCGGGGGCCTAACCCTAGCCCGTGGAAGCGGGCAACTCTGCCCGCTTGAAGTGGTGCAAGAAGTTAGCCAAGTGAGAAATGGGCTACCCTTAAATTTAATACCCGCCAACAAAGATGGCATCATTCGCGAATCTATTGATCTTAACATTAAGTTCAATGATCTATATACGTGTGCTCCAAACACAGTTTGGCAGGTCAACCTGTTTAACGGGCAAAGGACTTTGTCAAGTCGGGGGATCTTAGGACGGCCAGGGCAGGGAACCATAGATAATTGGTTCAAGATAGAGAAGTACGAGGCTCACTATAAGCTAGTATACTGCCCCTCGGTGTGCCACACTTGCAAGCCGGTTTGTGCGGATATTGGTTCTTCTATCGGCGAAAAAGGGCGTAGAAGTTTGGTTTTGAATAATAAGCCTCTTAAGGTCATGTTCAAGAAGGCATAA
- the LOC110917726 gene encoding zinc finger protein ZAT5, producing MDPTTIPPQTTTTSGGGDNDGPKDLTTIIKRKRTKRQRPTNILTLSSTSSTAFHPSPSSSSDFPAGSTTTEDEDTANCLILLSRGQNIYTMQTNNIGESSSGYKFNSKRYIQTTSHEGNGIYVYECKTCSRTFSSFQALGGHRASHKKHNEFDKRKSPYISDEDEEPSQPRKNNYPSSSLSLQLNHTNKFISCKVHECSICGAEFNSGQALGGHMRRHRGNINMNITAVSAAADTGTNTTLSLVPYTVVASVVMDDHRDYQKSTDDGLCLNLDLNLPAPPEISVGVSDQDQHGESSFKFSTNQNKKQPTVHLSATPTLVDCHY from the coding sequence ATGGATCCCACCACCATCCCACCccaaaccaccaccacctccggTGGCGGCGACAACGACGGTCCAAAGGAtctcaccaccatcatcaaacgCAAACGTACCAAACGCCAAAGACCCACCAATATTCTCACTCTTTCTTCCACATCCTCCACCGCTTTCCACCCTTCACCGTCGTCATCTTCTGATTTTCCGGCCGGTAGCACCACCACGGAGGACGAAGATACCGCAAACTGCCTCATTCTTCTCTCTAGAGGCCAAAATATATACACCATGCAAACCAATAACATCGGGGAATCATCATCAGGATACAAGTTTAACAGCAAAAGATACATACAAACAACGTCCCACGAGGGTAACGGAATTTATGTCTACGAGTGCAAGACATGTAGCCGTACGTTTTCGTCGTTTCAAGCTCTGGGAGGCCATCGAGCTAGCCACAAGAAACATAACGAATTCGATAAGCGAAAATCACCTTATATTTCCGACGAAGATGAAGAACCTTCGCAACCGAGGAAGAACAACTATCCCTCATCATCACTCTCTCTTCAATTAAACCACACGAACAAATTTATAAGTTGCAAGGTTCACGAATGTTCAATATGCGGTGCGGAGTTTAATTCCGGACAAGCATTGGGAGGGCACATGAGGCGACACCGCGGTAATATTAATATGAATATCACCGCGGTGTCTGCTGCCGCAGATACTGGAACCAATACCACGTTGTCATTGGTTCCGTATACTGTGGTTGCATCCGTGGTGATGGATGATCATCGGGATTATCAAAAGTCAACGGATGATGGTTTATGCTTGAATTTGGATCTTAATCTGCCAGCACCGCCGGAAATATCTGTCGGTGTGTCAGATCAAGATCAACATGGGGAATCGAGCTTTAAATTTTCCACCAATCAGAACAAAAAACAGCCTACCGTTCATTTGTCTGCAACTCCAACATTAGTGGATTGTCACTACTGA